TACCCCCGTGAGCAAAATTATACGGACCACGGGGTTGTTTTAAAAACtaaatttcttcgtaattaacaagcataaactggaattgacgagtccactgaaaagttcgcactaccaagtttggactgcagtcctcaatttcaagttgcgttcacaggcagaggaaaaaatcggctttatcgcgcaacccctggttcGCATACTTGTGCTCACTGGTGTACATAAGCGGTCGAGCACGATGAAGGGAATCATCTGAGACAGTATGCCTCAACGTAGGCTTCAAAGCCAAAAATAATGTTAAAAGCATGATGCTATGACGGCGCACTTGTCTCGAAATAGTGCAAAGCAGCGCTCTGCCGGATTCTTTGGTGGTACCGCTTCCAATAACGTTACCACCATATCAGAAGGATGGTGAATGACATCAAAGTTTTAGTTTTTCTTAGCAAGTTACCACCACTTTTAAATATCGGgtatgtttctagcctctttcgtgggccgatatGGTAGCCGTGACGGTCcggagatatatatatatatatatatatatatatatatatatatatatatatatatatatatatatatatatatatatatatatatatatatatatatatatatataatggccccacggcaggattcgaacagatGGCCCCtaaagcacagcagcccgatgctctaaccattaggctacGGGAGCATGCCTCAGTAGGCATGTGCCCTTAAAGAAGTGCCGACACGAAATTCTCCGGTGACAATTTTTTACTCTTGGGTAATACAAAGCATCTAGGGGACCATAATAAGAACCGGCATCCCCGCAAGCAGGTGTGAATGACCTTTGAATGACGCGAATGTTGCGCACCCGACGTTATGGAGGTTACGCGAATCGCCAAAGCGTTGACGATAGCAAACTcatgctgcatcgtctgctccaTTTCACATGTGCTTCTTCGACGCCAGTAGCCAGGTGGAAGACGCGCACTCCCGGCCGTGTTTCAGCAAACGCACGTACTACAGCTGATCTGAAAATGCGTCGCCACCGGCGTGTTTAACGTCACACTATTTTGGCCATCGCGACGAGTCCCTAAAAGGTAGCCGCGCATCATTCATAGACGTTAAACTTGAAAGAAATTACCTTTTAGCCGCCTGCTGTCAGTTATACTTGTGAAAGCGTTCCTCGTAAGCACGCAAAGCTTCTGCTATATTCAATTCAGCCTCTAAATTTGTTGTCTACACTCCTTGAAGAATTTTCGAGTGCAAgcaagcgcgttgagacgcttggcgcgttttatGAACACATCACGCGATTTTTCGTCTCCATCTATGTCTGCACATAGTGAAACGTTTAATTTTAATACGTTTTTTAGATTAACATTACTCACATTAACTGTACGATTTTTCTTTGCGTAAGAATTTACACGCCAGGTGGCGAAAGATGTCTAGGCGTGTTCGTGTTCCAATGACTAAGACTGGTGCAAACAAGAAGCTGTATTCCAAGACATCAGgtcatagacagcttcgcttGCTGGAACGATTTGTAAGACAGCCTATTCAGACCATGCAGACACTGCAGGCTTGTGCCATCATTTTACCACACATAGTAGCCATGGTAGGGTGGCTAGTATAGTACCTGCCGATGCGGGGTTTCTGTAGCGAAGCGCAACGTCCCTCACATCACGCAAACGTGCACCCTCATGTCAGAACAGCCGGCAGGGGAGCTCAAGCGAAACGCTAATAGCACTGACGCAAGCCCGGGCCGCATACGCGCCAAGACCGCTCCGTTGGTCCAAATGCAGAAACAATGAGCTGCTGCGTGTGCGGTGCAAGCTGCAGCTCAAGGCCGGAGGCGGCCAGACGTGGCACTGCGGGAACAGGAGACCTAAAGTTCTCTAAGGAGACCGATGCTAAGCGACAACGTCGACAAAACCCTCCAGTACAAAAACGCGAAGCGGACGCAcacatcgtgcccgccgtgagcaAGCCCCAGTGCAGGAACGCGAAGTCAGCACAAGGctacaacgccgacaagacccggTAATTTTAACTGATGCaactcgcggtcatcgagttctCACTGTTCATGCATCTACACATGCCACACCACGCGtgtttacttagtcagcttagtGCTACTGCAACTCATACCGCCGCTACAGCAACGAGCCTTACACTTCTTGTAACACGTACCATTTATACGTCAAAACATGGACCGATCCTGGAAAAGAAGTGCAGTTTAAAAATGCAAGCTGATCCCGAAGATGGTACAGTctaaaattgtgggccgatcccggagatggtTCAGtgaaaaatcatgagccattccactccgtgaaggtggatgaccagcgaggCTGCTTAGCACGCGACACAgacatgacacagaattttgaacaaacgtacgaacacatttattgtcttcatCAGTGGCCATTATGTGTCTTGATCGGTATACAATTGGTGTTTGCGGCCCGCCTGCACCGATTTcactctcgcatctgttctcgccgtcgctcttcaTAGGCGCATTGctcctccccattacgacgacagaagtgaaattcaaaatggagaatgtTTGTTATATCCcaccaccacgggagagcggcaggaaaggaaactagatacgcaagtgctcgtaacgccgacaaagagaaggcggtgcgaacgtagacatggcagacgcgggtcgcacagcggcaaatctttgagaaacttTTACTATCTGtctgggagtctactgatcttgaaagcagtgcctattgataactaatgtactcaaaatgcatatccgatggacgccgacgagccagctgtgaaagacgacgacgatgaacgcccgagcagtggcacgagcgcgttcgcgccgaCGAGCGAGCTatggaagatgacgaacgcgcgagcagagGCACTAGCGCGTTCGCGCGCGACTTGAGGTTTTGCTTAACGCACACGAAAAATGtaggaaccctagccataaacagcgtAGCCGTAAAAAATTTTTAGTCTGACCCTGCTGCTATTCCACTTACGCGAGGGGAGATGCGATTGAGTGTGGTGCGCAGTGACTGTACCCCTATCTCCCCCTCAACTCGTTCAGGAAGACttgtctttcatcgacttcaacagGAAGCTGAATAACCTTCCACCATTTTTTAGTATGATGGCAGTCGCCATCTAAAAACCATTGCGAGCGATAGCAACATGCTGATCAAAGAGTTGGTAAGGAGCGACACGTATATAATTCTAAACACATGACACTGTTGCGTAGCAGACAGTAGCGATTCTGTAAACGTCGTCGTTTCGCATTCTTCATCTGTTTAACCTTACAGAGCAGGGTTCACACATTCTCGAAGCTAACAAAGAAACTTCACAAGGCTATACGTGTGACGCCATAGTGATATACCACGCAAACAGATGCAGGAGAATAAAGAACAAGAACTAGCTGGACAGTATTGCCCTAGTAATGCGCTCATTTCAGTGttatcccggccgcggtggccgcatttcgatgggggagaaatgcaagaacgcccgtgtcccgtgccttgGAGGCGCGTTAAAGGTCtcctgggggtcaaaattaatgcggagtcccccactacggcgtgcctcataatcaaatcgtggttttggcacataaaaccccagaattcattcgtTTCAGTGTTCCTTTTCAGTCTGTCGAGATTGATCAGTGCACTATGGAAAGTGCATTAATTGAAAAGGGTGTACCGCACAGCCTGTCATTATATATGTCCCGCTTGATCTGTAGGTCGACTCGTACCGGGCTCCGCGCATCATCAAGACGCACCTGCCGTTCAATGGCATCGCCTACAACCCTTCGGCCAAGTACATCTACATCGCCCGCAACGTCAAGGACTGTATCGTGTCCATCTACCACATCATGAAGACGTACCCCGACGACTATCAGTTCCAGAACGGGACGTTCGAGGACGTCTTCGAGTGCTTCATCCGGGGCGAGATGGAGTACAACGACTACTTCGACCACCTTCTGCCCTGGTGGAGCTACAAGAACGAGCCCAACATACTGTTCCTCGTCTTTGAGACGATGAAGAAGGAGCCCAAGGAGCACGTGCAGATTATCGCCAAGTTCCTGGGTGGCGTCGCCAACGAGTTCATTCAGGATCAGAACAAGCTGCAGTCCCTACTGCGCCTGACCAACATCCTCTTCATGAAGCTCAAGGCGCGCGAGTACGCCTCGGTCATGCCTAAGAGGAAGTTCTTCGTCCGGGAGGGCGTGATTGGTCAGTGGAAGAACTTCTTCACGGGCGAGCAGTCACGCCGCATGAACAACAAGTTCTTCCAGAGAACCGTCGACACGCCTATGAACCTGCTCTGGAAAGGCATGGGCGTCTTCGACTGACTGCTCTCACGCGTGCTTCTTTTGCGACTGCCGTGCATgcgtaggtttttttttttttttaagttgggGCGGCGGAAGCTTAACTTGCCTCTTTCCATGTATTTTGTAGTTTATAGATGGGTGTTTCGTGAGTTGGTGTTTCAATAAATTGTTCACGATTATTCTGTAGTGAGCGATGCGAAGAACGTATGTTTTCCGGCGACACCATGTCCAGGCAACGTGAATACTGTTCCAGTTGTGTCCGCATGATTTAGAAAATAGAGGAGCAAATAATATCACTGGGAATATATTGTTGTATAACATACTTTATTCGCACACGCTGGAGGTGGAGGGTATTCAGAAAATCCGATCTACGAGTACAAGTTATCAGCGCTTCATACAGCACCAGCACCAATGACACCTTAGTCGCGATTACAATGCTGAGGCCCGTATTCAGAAACATaacttaagtagggcgtcaataagtgagggaaaagtacaagtgttaggaaAGTTTTAGGACAGTACTTCAAAAACGAAAGTAAAGTgtcactttcgaaagtaacacttttaTCGAAAatatgtcgtctggtgtcgaggatacGTAAATTACGTGTACCCGATCGGTTCAGTcgtaaaaaaaatgcagcagagtAATGCGGCTATAAATATTGCAGTGCTTGCACacgcattctgctgagtaaaatacaGATAACCATTTtgttttagcgctttactcaaactcgtctggccacaagttcacattggttctcgcagctacatcgcagccactgcggttgtgtgtgtcgccgtctcgacgttttttttggtttttgttgctgaaaacgtgcggctgtttgtgcgtagagagtgtgtgtgtgtgtgttgcgtgttTTCACTCCACGCTggacgatggaaaaaaaaaacttttccgaAGAAGAACGCGCCGTGCTCCGGAAGCTCGTTTCGCGCATGAATTAAATTGAGTTGGTATACGCTAGCACAGAATGCAATTCTGTGCTAGCGTATGGGAACGCCAGCACAGAATTGCATTTACTACTAATcagagcggtgggcgaggaggacatcgagacACTTTAGTGGCGCGGAGGATAACACCATCTAGTGGTGTTGCAGGAGACCGAGTTTGGTGTCACATGACTGAACTCTCCTCTCTCATTGGCGGAAGTGCACGTGCCACCATGTGTGCTTCTACTATTGAGAGAGAGGATGGTGAAGGAGGTCTCAGGGTTGAGAGAGGAGGTCTGCGGACAACACCGTCAGCACGAAACTGAGGAACGAGCTAAGCAAAGCCAATTAACGCTTTAAAACCTCCTGAACGCCTCACTTATTAACTAGGGATCTATCACAGCATCAAGCGCCAAGCACACTTCGCCGCTTTTAAGTTTCATATTATTACGGAGTGGTGTGGCTATGTCAGAACTCGAATGAAAGAGGGAAAGGGTGATATTGGGCACGACCTGTTTCATGAATGTTTTGGTCAGCCAAcctgagaaagagagagagaaaacatttatttggaccatcgaggtcgttgatcttgaggacgagtgggtggcgtcctcattccaggactccagtggccatgcctgctcgacgtacttgctggacgagagcttcttgtcccgccagggtatcgcaggtcagctgtgcctcccaccgctcaaatgacgtgctaggcatctttaagtgttgaggttttATGGTTAGTCATCGTGACATATATTCTGTAAGTACATAGCATTTATACTCACTGCATCCCCATTAGAATATTGCTACGCTAGAGCTATAGAGCAAGGGCGgatgaagaggaggacgaagtgcgtTTGTATTTGGAGCAGCTCGGTGTCAAGGCTGACTACCTTAttatttgttttcctttttgaatatttatttatttattaacttaatttattttaattttcaatcatagtaccacccggttcgtggcctatcccccgcagtgggtttgtgccattataTGATGCTTCATAATCATCGTCATTACCTCGGTATCGGCGCGGCCAACCCGTTTATCATCTCCTCATTTCCTCATAAACACatcccatcgtaacaatattaatAAAAATACCATGATATGGACGGTCTGCGTCAGGTTATGCACGAGGCAGCAAGGAAACGTGGGCTTGGCGATGCCTCCGATATTTCACGTGCTACAACTCGCCTAACGCTGCAGAGAAAACCAATAAGGTGCGAGATCGGGCCAGTTGGCGTTCCATCTTGTTAAACAGCGCGAAGCGAGACAAAGGACGAAGCTTGTCTTCGCTAGCTTCGCGCTGTTCAACAAGCGAAAAGCAAACGGGCTAAAGAAGCAGCATCCAGCGGATCACTGATATAGAAACTGACGCCAGTGACCACATCCacttattgtttgctattgttgCTACTTGATCTTCCTGCTTGGGCCAAGTCGGTGACTCGCAGTATTTTGAAATTTAAAAACAGATTTTGGGGGATTTTTATGCATCTCTTTCGCACTCACAAAACTTCGCACAACGAGCCGGCGCATTTCTTATATGAAGTTGGTCTGGCTTGGCCTGGTGAACGCGTCTCCGCTTGCACTCGTGATTTGGGTGCTTTATGATCACGGGGACCACGGCGTGGAGCCGACAGAAGTAGAGGAGGAAGAAAACCAGATAAACTTCTATCAGGTTCATAGTGGCCTTTCTCCCTATACTGAAAAAAAAGTACCCATATATTCCCCATAACTCCCCTATGCAACAACATCATGTGACATTTGTGAAAAACGGGTATTTATAatgacacgtgcacttgtttaccTTTCTCCGAcggccgcttttcaccggctaacaacgTTTAAACGTTAACGCTCGGCGCAGGATACGCCTGCATGTATAGGATGTTCTGCAAATGTTATCAATGGTTCTATCCGTTGCCTGTTGTCACCGACCCTTCTGTAATCTCATTTTATGCgcaacgcgaattgtgtagtgctGGTAGTACTTTCTGTAAGGCACGCGGgcgccagcgattacgctggaaccttcgacaagtcatgtataaaagccgacgcgcttgacccactgatgagatttcgacgatcgccgactgcactcgccgctatcgttgtgcttcgattgtcacttgcttttgtgggcgcaggttctcccaataaaaagttagtttcgtgattTACAGCCTTGCTAATGTGttattcaccgtcactacaacgtgacatctaTATCCTATATGtatcatatcggattattggatatgggaatTTTGGGGCATATGTGTTTTTTTCAAAAGGGAGCTGTTTCTTCTCTTTGATTgcgttttatttattcatttagtcCGATCTCATTCTATATGTACCGCTAGATTCCTGGCCAATCCCCCGTTGTGGTTATGTGCCATAGTATAGAAATCATCATCTTCACTAGACCACGCGCCAGTCAGTGGCCGTATAAAGACCACTGCACGGTGTTCTGCGTTGTCAGCGCCTGGTCTGACGCTGCGCTGGCCTTTGAGGAACTGGCGGGCCCCTTCCGAATCATCTCCCGCATTCGTGCGCTTCTTCCCTGCACCCGCGACCGCCAGCGAGACGGCTGCGAGAGCGTCCTGAACGACAAGGAACCTTCGGCGACCGACAACGAACCCAACATGCCGCGGTCGGACAGCGTGCCACGACGTTTGCAAAGAGAAGCGCGTACATACCAAACTCCGCCGGCGAAAATCGTTCGAGCGAGGATTGAAGATTGCGGGATTCCAAAGCCGCCTGCACTTCCGCAGGTACGCAGTGAGCGGTATTACGAATCCCTTTTGGGAGACAGATCATTGACTAGCAACAGCTCTACAAATTCCAACAGCCACTGCTACTGCACCGACCAATATCGCGCGATCGGTACTACTGAAGAGACCGCGTCTTCTGGGACAACCAGGTCTGCAGGCACAGATCAGAGGGCCGAATCAGCGAAGCGATCCAATCGACCTATCGAAACGGTCTCGCGAACAGCTCTGCTATCCAGCGATGCGCCAGAGTGCAGTGACGGGCCTGCTCCTTCACGCCCGAATCTGAAGCCGGGCGCCGAGGAACCGAATCCGTCCGCGAGGTCAGTGCAAAAGCTCCCCGCTAAGCCGCAAAGCCTCGACTTGTGCAATCAAGCTTGTCGGGCACGTAGCGTGTCCTCCCGACACCGCAGCGCCGCGTTTCGCAGCACCAGTTCCCGCTACAGGTACCAGAGCGAAGATTCTTGCAGCACGGCGAGCTGTTTTGGCCGAGTTCGAACCGAACTCTCTTCTTCCGAGAAACAGTTGGAAACCATCGAAAGGGGAAACGCAACGTGGGATATATGCCAGCAATCACACGGAGCGTCGTCGATGCCTCCAGAGTCATCGCCGGACAGGAGAGAAAACATCGAGTCCTCGAGCAGAGACTTCTACCAAGAAAGCACCAGTTCGGTGCAAACCTCACCAAGGGCATTAAGCGCCTCCGGCTTCACGCATCTCTGGAGTCCATCAGATGCTGCCTCGCTTGCCGCCAGTTTCATGGACGAGCTCTCTACGCAGCTGATCGACACCGGCGACCTGTTGGAAAATACGAGCACACGCGAGCGGCACGTTGGAGGCACAGGCGAACACTGGCCGACACTGGAACTGGGAGGGAAGCCAAGGACAGACGCTCAACAGGAGTCTGATCTCGAAGAAAGACTGGCTGCGTGGGATCCTACCCGAGAGGACAGCTACGATCTGTCCGTCCCCGGAGAATTAGAGTTGCTCGAGCAGGAGCTGTTCGACCCACGGTGGCCGAGGACACCCGTAGGGACACGTGACAGCACCTCAAGACCTTTGACCCGCACGCCAACTGGCATCGGAACATTGTCCACTGCCCTGCAGCGGTGCAGGAGTGCCACAATCGCGGAAGCCAGTCCAGACACCAGCATATACGATGATCTGGAGTGGTTAACTGAAGACTACGGGAAACCGCTCTCTGGAGGGACCACGTCCGTGGGTGTCGCCACAGCAGACAGACCTTTCACGGGTCCCGCGCCTACCACGGCGAAGCACTCCGGCCGAACTCCGGCGTCCTGTTCCAACGCTCGAACAAGCGCTAGGACACTAACTGACGAGAATGTCGACAGATCGTCGGTGACTTCTTTCACATCCATTGAATGCTTTCCGGGGTGCGAAGACGCGTTCATCAAGCCCGGTACATGCAGCACGTCGGTCGACACGGAGGATGTGTGGAAGTCGTCGGAGCTGCAGTGCGAATACGCCTCCCGCCACGAAGAGGAGAACGGCGAATCGCGCGACAAAGCTGGGTCAGAGGAGTCGGGCGACGACTATGGCTTAGACCGCGGCTGCAGCACAGTCGTTCCGCTCGCTTCTTCGCACGCTACGCGCAGCCGGCCATCAGTGGCAGCCACGGCCGAGAACGAAGCGGTCCAAGGCGCTTCCACGCTGTGCCGTGATCGAGGCGAGGCAGCACTGCAGAGCTTACGGCACAACGAGGCGCCTCACGAAATCAATTGTCAATACGAAGAACGAACAGTAGTCCAAAAGCAGAGGTAGACCAGGTGCTCAGAGtgatcaagttttttttttatcgtctcAGTGATGCGGATGTGTCCAATGAGCCCCAATACGGTGCGTGAGATCGGCTTCAGCTTCTCGGCGAAGGTCGTGCGGTGCCTCCACAAGCGCCATACGACCACAGCGCCTGCATCGCAACCGGATGGCACGCATGGACAGCGGTGCGGTCGTTTGATTACTACGTACACCACCCGACGAATGAAGAAGCGAACACGTTTTCCTAATGTATCCTTGCGGCGCGGGATATCAGAGCCGCGCTCCAGTGTACACCCTTCGAAATCCAATAATCTATAGTTTTAAACGCCAGCACAATATACTGTACCTGCCTTTGATATACTGCTGCTGCCGTCGTCATATTTGACATAAAACGCTGCTTCACCTGCGTATATGGTGACTGCATAATTAGCCGAAGTTTGTCACGCAATATTACTTTGCCTTAAGCCTATAAGCGAGAGAATTTTCGCCCACTTCTACAAAGTTATTACTGCCATTTACGCGTCCATATTCTTGCTTTTACGAAGACCTCGTGATTTATAATCTGTACTGGCACTGCCAGGCGTAAGCTGGCAGCTATAGTATATAGTGTCATGTTGCGGCCGCCtctgaagttccgccttccacatggcttaccacgacgggaggtaactctcatttgtcgcctaagacttggagtagcattcaccaacgcgtactgctacctgatgggaatggccacaagtccagattgtgaaacttgcgggtgcaaagagacgatagcacatcttctgtgtgattgtcgtcgttttagtgcacaaaggaaagtcctcagaaccacgctcgacaagatagacagccgtccccttacggaagccagaattcttggtccctggtcccaaccgacgtcggaacgaactgctttaaaagcgctagtacgctttttgaaagaaacaggacttcatgaaaaactatagaattgtgcggacagatgtgtttttttttatcttttttgttttgttttctttttaatattctcttgttttctaatcttttctgcccttaccccatccccccgtgcagagtagccaaccggacacttaacctggttaacctctctgcctttcgcctcttattttccttccttccttccttccttgcggCCGTACTTAGCTCTTACAAGGGATGGCATCTGCCGTGTCGTTGAGGGCGTGGCTGGACCGGTTCCTCGGCCACAACCTCCCCCCCTACGAGCGCACAAATGAAATGTACTAGTGCTGCATGATACCTTCCGTGCGTGAAATTAATGCCAACGTGCAAATGCATGTTGAAACAAATAGCCTATTACCACACCTCCATAACTAGTCCGTTCGGTTCAGCGAGTTTAATGTGCCTAGAATCGACACCGCGGATAGTACCTTTCGATACTAATGCTCGAATGGGTGTCGGAATTGAAATCTGCGGCTGTATAAAACCGGCCGTTGTGGATCAGGAGCTGCCAACCAAGTTGATACGTGCAGTTGTCCTGGCGCATCACCATGCTTCGTAACTTCAAACAACAGTACCTAGTTATTATAATGCTGTCCTCGAATGGGGAGAGGGGGGGTCCTGGTTGCGTTTGCAGTTATAACGTATAGGTGCTCACCGGTTCGAGCGACAGCTTTCCGGGTTCACGTTCCGGTCTGACCATGATCGGTATACGCACTGCGTCTCGCTGAACCTTTCACAACTTTCGAAGTTTAAAGAGGTTGTACAGACACCAGCGACGATTATCCTCAATGTAAGCTAATAGCCGAGCTCTTAAAGCAGTTCGTTTGTTTTTTTCAGGAAATTGTTCGCTTGACGGCGTGTACATCTGTGATTGTCAAAATATTTACGTagcatttgttgtttcattgcattATCCTGTAGCGCACAGAGTAGTTATTTAACCAGCACttcagtgcctagaatataagcACTGTACCAGCACATCTGTGGCAGTGTGTATAGGTggacagcacgtgcgtctcaaagcGCTCTAATGGTTGGCGCTCGGCAGCGAACGCGCCCTGCAATCAACTCAGTATagtatatatatagtatagtatagtatgctccgcatcacgtgacctccaacactgggCACGCGGGAAGCCGGCGGTCATCAagccttctcggctcaccctctcacgcttttcCTCgcacccacagaaaacggcgcgCGGGCACCTGTCATTttataacagcgaagctgtatatgcccaGGCGgaaacactcgtggtccgaccacagaagcacttggtatataccaaaattggcatggaagggtacgaatgtatgactaacacgacttataggtcatgacatcaataacatcacatgctcgtcatttacgtcacgattaacgaaaataaaatcacgtgcggcgcatacccgcattggatatgcggatatgcgtttagagtattggtgggaaaaagaGCAGGAAAGCTATTTAATAAGACCAGATCCGTTACTGGGGTAGGtaacggtacaaggtagatttagAAGTTTTAACAAAGAGCAAAAAGACTAAGGAGATGTAGGCAAAATCCTAGACTGACAAACATGTACGCGCACCTGATTTATTCAAGCAAactaggtgaatatttgtcaccgccccgtttcaaaggcgatgccaataaatcatcatcatcatattcatcTTGGATTTTATACAAAACATCATGCACGGTGACGGTGACAGCGACGGGGACGACGAAAATtggcctggagtgtccatatagttgctatcgcaataaaattaggaAGTGAAACTGTCGCTTTTCGGGGACAATTGTAGACCGCTCAGCCGCCGTCAGAGCGCTAGCTGTCCTCACCGGCTCCGCACCATTGCCGCAATCTACTTCCTGTTACGCTCCATCCTCGGAAACGCTGAGATCGAATACTTCCGACCTCACGTCCGCCAGCGTACGTGGCACGTTCCTGCTCGTCAAACACACTGGTATCGGGTGGACTTCTTCTACAAGGAAGTGGACGCCGATCGCATTACCAAGGAGCATAGGGAACCGACTCCGATTCTTCAATTCCCGAGAAGTGCAGGCAGGCTTCGTCGCCGTCTCTGTATAGCTTCGACTGCGTTGTATAATCCCCACAGCGCTGCGTGCAGCGTGGGAGAAGAGGCGCGCGTATATCGTTTGTTTGACAAAGTTTCGCGAGTGCGACGCCATCTTCGCGCCAAGAAAGCGCGTTCccccgacgacgacgaagaagggTGCTTTGTTTATCGTCAATTCTCCGAGGCATTTGGCAGCGTCGGGGCGTCGGCAAACAGCCACGACGACTTGTATTTCGAATGCGCAAACAGCCAAGCGCCAGAGAGTGCTCTCTCGCTCTTTTTTGAGCGCACCCCGTGATTGGATTAACAGTCGCAGGCATCTTCCGCCGCTATCATCGAGCGCCCTCTTAACTCGCGTCCAAACAATGCGCGCACTCCGTGCCGCGGCCGTATACACCGCCCATCTGCCATCGCCGCGCGCGATCTTTCTTCCACGTTCTCAAGTTGTCGAGCCTTACATTGCGCGCTTGCAGGGCACGGCGTTTGCtggaccacggccgctggataaaaaaaaaag
This genomic stretch from Dermacentor silvarum isolate Dsil-2018 chromosome 2, BIME_Dsil_1.4, whole genome shotgun sequence harbors:
- the LOC119440528 gene encoding sulfotransferase ssu-1, translating into MGCLPMSGNRLGFSQVTKKPKFLYVEGIRLSPALTQESIIFSLNFDPLTTDIVIDSYPGCGSSWVVQIVHLLLNNGHLGKIAESLTREVCYLEAEGNQVDSYRAPRIIKTHLPFNGIAYNPSAKYIYIARNVKDCIVSIYHIMKTYPDDYQFQNGTFEDVFECFIRGEMEYNDYFDHLLPWWSYKNEPNILFLVFETMKKEPKEHVQIIAKFLGGVANEFIQDQNKLQSLLRLTNILFMKLKAREYASVMPKRKFFVREGVIGQWKNFFTGEQSRRMNNKFFQRTVDTPMNLLWKGMGVFD